Proteins encoded by one window of Zerene cesonia ecotype Mississippi chromosome 6, Zerene_cesonia_1.1, whole genome shotgun sequence:
- the LOC119840567 gene encoding heat shock 70 kDa protein cognate 4, producing the protein MAAKAPAVGIDLGTTYSCVGVFQHGKVEIIANDQGNRTTPSYVAFTDTERLIGDSAKHQVAMNPNNTIFDAKRLIGRKFEDATVQADMKHWPFDVISDGGKPKIKVQYKGEDKTFFPEEVSSMVLTKMKETAEAYLGKTVQNAVITVPAYFNDSQRQATKDAGTISGLNVLRIINEPTAAAIAYGLDKKGGGERNVLIFDLGGGTFDVSILTIEDGIFEVKSTAGDTHLGGEDFDNRMVNHFVQEFKRKYKKDLTTNKRALRRLRTACERAKRTLSSSTQASIEIDSLFEGIDFYTSITRARFEELNADLFRSTMEPVEKSLRDAKMDKSQVNDIVLVGGSTRIPRVQKLLQDFFNGKELNKSINPDEATPMFS; encoded by the exons ATGGCAGCAAAAGCACCAGCCGTAGGTATCGACTTGGGTACCACCTACTCCTGCGTGGGTGTCTTCCAGCATGGAAAGGTGGAAATCATCGCCAATGACCAGGGCAACAGGACAACGCCCTCGTACGTTGCCTTCACAGACACCGAGCGTCTCATCGGCGACTCCGCCAAGCACCAGGTGGCCATGAATCCCAACAACACCATTTTCG ATGCCAAGCGTCTTATTGGTCGCAAATTCGAGGATGCTACAGTGCAAGCAGACATGAAGCACTGGCCATTTGATGTCATCAGTGATGGTGGCAAACCAAAGATCAAAGTACAATACAAAGGAGAGGACAAAACATTCTTCCCTGAAGAAGTCAGTTCAATGGTTCTAACAAAAATGAAGGAAACAGCTGAGGCGTACCTTGGCAAAACAGTGCAGAATGCAGTAATCACGGTTCCAGCGTACTTCAACGACTCACAAAGACAGGCCACAAAAGATGCAGGTACCATCTCTGGTCTGAACGTTCTCCGTATCATCAATGAACCTACTGCTGCTGCGATTGCGTACGGTCTAGACAAGAAGGGAGGTGGAGAACGTAATGTCTTAATTTTCGACCTCGGCGGTGGTACTTTCGACGTGTCCATCCTGACCATCGAGGATGGTATCTTCGAAGTCAAGTCTACCGCCGGAGACACTCACTTGGGAGGGGAGGACTTCGACAACCGCATGGTTAACCACTTCGTTCAGGAGTTCAAGAGGAAATACAAGAAGGACCTCACCACCAACAAGAGGGCCCTCCGTAGGCTGAGAACTGCCTGTGAAAGGGCGAAGAGAACTCTTTCTTCATCCACACAGGCCAGTATCGAAATTGATTCTCTCTTTGAGGGTATCGATTTCTACACCTCCATCACGAGGGCGCGTTTCGAAGAACTGAACGCTGACCTCTTCAGGTCCACCATGGAACCCGTCGAGAAGTCGCTTCGCGACGCTAAGATGGACAAGTCTCAAGTAAACGACATTGTACTCGTCGGAGGTTCCACCCGTATCCCAAGAGTGCAGAAGCTTCTTCAAGACTTCTTCAATGGCAAGGAGCTCAACAAATCCATCAACCCTGACGAG GCGACACCTATGTTCTCATAG